One window of the Rhipicephalus sanguineus isolate Rsan-2018 chromosome 2, BIME_Rsan_1.4, whole genome shotgun sequence genome contains the following:
- the LOC119381667 gene encoding uncharacterized protein LOC119381667: MLLLKRAIFENTTRDVRAILALDLSKAFDRVSQRHILTEISSLNLGQRFHDYTQSFLADRKAHLRIGTVSEGPYELGNCGTPQGSVLSPLLLNIAMHKLSTRLAAIPNVGHGIYADDITIWAPGGSLAMLEHSLQSALEATEDFLSNTGLELSPDKSELLLYRPSRKGVRNLAPLETLPIEIRAKNGQPIPRRDSVKILGLLIDARGCNSQALNRLTRQASNVLRLVSRVSNRRGGLKEDNLLRAYQTFFLSNVLYIAPYLNWAKAEKAKLDSLIRTGLKRVLSLPHFTGIEKLLKLGLHNTADELIEAHRAAHITRLSSTKPGIKLLAEAGIQPRHEQATKVSLSRENRNRIMVDPARETSTQCTIRVEDSREPRPSFKRSINRN, encoded by the coding sequence ATGCTTCTGCTTAAGAGGGCCATTTTCGAAAACACGACTCGGGACGTGAGGGCAATCCTCGCACTGGACCTGTCCAAGGCCTTCGACAGGGTATCGCAAAGACACATTCTGACTGAGATTTCCTCTCTTAACCTGGGTCAGCGTTTTCATGACTACACCCAATCTTTTCTGGCGGATCGCAAGGCACACCTCCGAATAGGCACGGTCTCGGAAGGGCCTTACGAACTAGGCAACTGCGGCACCCCACAGGGTTCCGTGCTCTCCCCGCTCTTACTCAACATCGCCATGCACAAGCTCTCCACTCGCCTCGCTGCAATCCCGAACGTGGGTCACGgcatttatgcggacgatatcacgATCTGGGCACCGGGCGGCTCGCTAGCCATGCTCGAGCACTCGTTGCAAAGCGCACTGGAGGCTACGGAGGACTTTCTTTCAAACACGGGCCTTGAACTCTCCCCTGATAAATCAGAGCTACTGTTATACCGACCGTCTAGAAAGGGGGTTCGAAACCTTGCGCCTCTGGAAACATTGCCGATAGAAATTCGAGCTAAGAATGGACAGCCTATACCGAGGAGGGACTCGGTAAAGATCCTAGGTCTCCTTATTGATGCCAGGGGCTGTAACTCGCAGGCCCTCAACAGGCTCACTAGACAGGCCAGTAATGTACTGAGACTTGTATCCCGCGTTTCAAATCGAAGAGGTGGTCTCAAAGAGGACAATCTGCTCAGAGCTTACCAGACATTctttctcagtaatgttctttACATTGCGCCTTACCTTAATTGGGCTAAGGCGGAGAAGGCCAAGCTTGACTCCCTCATCAGAACTGGTCTGAAGCGCGTGCTCAGCCTTCCGCATTTCACGGGCATCGAGAAGCTTCTGAAGCTAGGCCTCCACAACACCGCTGACGAGCTAATAGAAGCTCACAGAGCGGCTCATATAACGAGACTTTCATCCACTAAGCCAGGGATTAAGCTTTTAGCAGAAGCGGGTATTCAGCCTAGACATGAACAGGCGACAAAAGTTAGCTTGTCCCGGGAGAACAGAAATCGCATCATGGTTGACCCCGCCCGCGAAACATCCACCCAGTGCACCATAAGAGTCGAGGATTCGCGAGAGCCAAGGCCATCCTTCAAAAGATCAATCAACAGAAACTAG